The Candidatus Nanohalovita haloferacivicina region ACCGTACTTCTTCTCAGGCATCGACTCCGTAAAACGGCCTGTAATATATGCAACCAGCGGCTTAGTGAACTCTTCTTTCTCAAGCAGTTCAGCGGCCTTTTCCTCATATGTTCCGCCTAGCTCCCCGAATAAAACCACGGCCTCGGTCTGGTCATCTTCTTCAAACATTTTCAGGGCGTCCTCAAATGTTGTTCCAGCAATAACATCCCCTCCCAGGCCCATAGCTGTAGAGACGCCGTATCCTGCCTGTCTTACTACCCAGGATGTTTCTGTTGTCATTCCTCCTGACTTGGAGATAACTCCTATCTTGCCAGACTGATAGACTTTTTCTGGCTGGTTTCCGCCGATAGGCCCCAGTTTGCATTCGCCAGGAGTGATTATTCCTACTGATGTCGGGCCCACCATTGTTGCGTCTGCTTCCTCGACTTTCTGGTGAACTTTCCATGCATCGCGCGTTGGAATTCTCTCTGTGATCACGTTGAGAGTCTCTATACCATTTTCAAGCGCTTCAAGTATTGCATCTTTCGCTGCAAACGGCGGTACGTAGATCAGCGAGGTGTTGATCTCTGGATGATTTTCCAGAGCCTCCGAGACTGTGTCATATACTGGTACGCCTGATACTTCCTGACCTCCTTTTCCAGGAGTTACTCCTGCGAGGACTTCGGTTCCGTATTCAAGTATGTCCGGTACTTTTTCAGAGGCCTCTCTGCCTGTAATTCCCTGTACGAGAACCTTTGTGTCTTCATCTATTACGATGCTCATTTTTTCACCTCTTGGAGTGCTCTGGAAACGTTTTCATAATTTATTTTTTCGATTTGTAGGCCTTCTGTGGATGAGCCAAAGCTGTGGAACTGTTTTACCCATACAAAGTTCATTCCTACTTTTTCTGCGGCCTTGTCTCGGTCTACATAGTTGCCGAAGTATGTCATCTGCTCTGGAGGTTCTTCTCTCTGTTCTACAAAGGTTTCGAATATTTTTCTGTCAGGTTTTTCAACTCCTACTTCTGCGGAGACCACAAATCCTTCGTATTCAAGGCCTGATTCGCGGAAGTTTTCTGCGTAGAATTTTTTGGCTGGTGCGGAGTTGTCGCTGATGAATCCGATCGGGCCGTACTCCCTGTTTATCTTTTTCAGTTTTGGAATCATTTTCTCTTGAAGGTACTGTGTCTTCCATTCCAGGTATTCTTCTGTAATCTCTTTGCCTGACCCTTCGAGGTTGTTTTCCTCCAGCCATTGATCCATTTCTTCAGGTACGTAGACGTTGTACTTGTTGATATCCATCTGCGGGGCGTCTCCAATCACTTCCTGTATTAACTCATTTATCTTTGAGTGCGAAGGCACCAGAGTATCGCCAATATCGAATACTGCAATCTCACTCATCTCTACCACCTTTGAACTCTTCTACCATGTCCATCAGTGTTTCTGCAGTTTTGGTCATCGGCGTATCGTTTCTGTAAAGTTTCATGTTTAGATCAAGTTCTTCTTTCTTCTCTCTAAGTAGTTCAAAGGCCTCATCTGCGTGAGGTCCATCTCTTCTGATTACTATAGGATATTCAGGCCTTTCCTCTTCCAGAGCCTGTATAAATCCTTTCATTGTTCTCAGTATATCTGTATTGTTGGCTGTTCCTCCTACATGCCAGAGGCCGTTCAGCTCTTTCGACATTATTACCTTGGAAAGCCTGTATACTTTTTCTGTCGGTGGATTGCCTCCGTACTCCGTGTAATTTGCAGGTTCACCACCGTATTCTATCAGCGCATCCATGTTTGTGAGTGATGCTCCGCCCCCGGCCAGCATCATGCCGATGTCTCCATCAAGTTCTGTGTATTTTCCTGCCACCCCTCTGTGGTCGTCCTCATCGATTTTTTCGGCTCTGAGCTCTCTTTCCGTCTTTTCTCGGCCTAGATCAGATCTTTCAGGCAGATCTCTGGAGTGTCGGTATTTTGCGTCGTCATCCAGATCCATCATCGCATCCAGAACAACATAACCTTCCTCGGTTTTTGCCAGAGGATTGACCTCCAGAAGCCTTGCATCTTCCTCCAGGAAGGTCTTGAAAAGCTTCTGCAGTGCGATTCCAAGTTTTACTATTTCCTTTCCCTCAAAACCCTGCTCCTTCAGAAACTGTCGGAAACGGAACTGTGAGCTATCTTTCAGAGCCAGTTTTGCGGCCTCTCTGTCTTCAATTCCTGTTCCTCCTGACCGGGAGAAAATCATAGCTGGTTTGCGAGTATCTGTGTCGTACATGAATGATACGTAGTATTCCTCTGTGAAATCTAGTTGTTCTTCCACTAGAACGTTTTTGACTTCTTCAGAGTCGATTCGGCCTCCGATCATCTCCTGTTTCTCGGCCTCGGCCTCCTTCCTGTTTTTTGCAAACCTGATTCCGCCTTTCTCCTTTCTGTTGTTGGCAAGTACCTGGGCCTTGACAACGTACTCTTTGTCGTCTTCATGAAGGCCTTTTTCCGGTGTTTTCAGGCCGTGTTTTTCTATTATCTCCTTGGCTTCCTGTTCGTGGAGTTTCACAGCAAGCTAATTTCTCTGCAATAATTTAAGATTGTGCTCAGGTTTTCCTTTGTAGGAGTATAATGTTTTCAGAAGTTGCTGTTGACAGCCAGGTTGAGGCCGAAGGGAAAGAGCTTTACAGAAGAGATTATCCTGATGTTGCGGAAGATATCGCGAATAGTTATGGTACTAGGCCTAGATACAGTACTGCTTTCGGGGAAGATCACCTGACAGTTTTCAGAGGAGATACAGAGGAAGTTTTCCAGGATTTACTTGAGGATGGAGATCTGGTGAGAGATTTCCCTATCTACTTTACGGATTCAGAGGATGCCGCTGAAGTGTATGCTGACAGAAAGTTCGATGACTCCGGCAGACTGGTTCTTGAGATAGAAGTTCCTTACGAGGATGTGGAGATTCTGGACAGCGAACAAAGCGATATCGAACAGGGGGATGTCGAAGTTGAGCCTGGAAAACTGTATTATGTAGGCTCTAATATGGCTCCAGGCCCTACCGAAAGAGAAATGGAGTTTGTAGGCACAGAGATCCCTGAGGAATGGTACTCTGTCAGACAGCTATGACAAGTTATTTATCGTAGAGAATTTCTTTGGAAACTATGGTATACACGGGGAGAGGCGATAGAGGCCGCACCGATCTTTCTTCTGGAGAAAGAGTTTCGAAAAGCAGTGAGAGAATAGAGGCCTACGGAACAGTAGATGAACTAAACTCTCTGACAGGTCTCTGCAGAACATACACTGATGAAAAAGGCGGGGAACTCGAAGAAGTTCAGAACGAACTCCATATTCTACAGGCCGAGCTAGCAAACCGTGAACCTGACACAAAAGTTACAGAGGAAAATATTGACAGACTGGAAGAACTCTGCGACAAATACCAGGAGGCCTGTCCACCGCTAAGAAGTTTTGTACTGGCAGGAGGAACAAAAAGCGCGGCACACCTGCATCAGGCCCGTTCAGTTGCAAGAAGAGCTGAAAGAAGAATTGTAGAACTTGATCAAGACGTAGAATTAAGAGAAGAAGTTCTAGCCTACATTAACCGTTTAAGCGATCTCTTCTTCCTCATGGCCCGGCATGAAAACTTCCTGGAAGATGTGGAAGAGAAAAGCCCGAAATACTAGAGCTTTCTATTCCACTCATCTGTTGAAAACTTCTTCTCAGCCAGCTCTCTGGCCTCCTCCAGTTCTTCATCCGTCAGAGAACTCTCCTCACGTTCTTTATCCTCTGTAAACTTCTCTATCAAGGCCTCAATTACTTCTTCACGAGAATGATCTGCGTGATCAGATATACGTGATACTCTTTGCTCTGCTGACTTGACGGCTTTGTCAGATACTTTTTCCTTTCCGATACGGAGCACTCTCAGCATTTCGGCCGTATCTAGATCGTAGCTCATAGTCGTGTGGTGAAGAACCGCGTTGTCTTTTCTCAACTGGGCTGCTCCGCCAAGCTTCCCATCCGGATGCTCGATATCATTCATAGGAGCATAACTTGCGTCTACTCCCAGAGATTTCAGGGCCTCTACTGCGAAAGAATCAAGCTCCTGATAGCTTCTCTCAATATCGTCATGAACCTCGTCAACCGGCAGATAGATCGAGTACGTGATCACGTTACCTGGCTCACAGAACATTGCTCCGCCACCAGTAACCCTTCTGACAACCTCAATATCTTTCTCCTTAGCGTAGTCGTGCTCAACCTCATCTTCGTAGGCCTGGAAACGGCCCATCGGCACACTCGGATTCTTCCGGTACCAAAAACGTAGCGTAGGCCTTAACTCGCCCTCATTCATTTTTTCTGTCAGTACCTCATCTATTGCGTGATGCATTGCCTCAGAGTGCTCTCCCTTATTTATAATCCGCCATTTACTCACGGTTATCACCTAGTGCTTTCTCAAAGGCCTTTCCAAGATCTTCAGGATTAAAACCTATCATTTTTACATCAACATTTCTGACTCGGTCAGCAACATCTTTTACACTGGCTTTTTCACTTATACCTGTTAATGCTTGCTCTATTTCGGAAAGTTTTTCCGCAGGTTCAAGGAAAAAATCTCCTCTCAGCTCCGCGCTCTTAATCACTGTGTTCTCCTTCTCAAGTTTTAGTTTCAGCATTTTGCCGTCTTCAACCTTGTACGAGGCCTTCTCCATAATCATATTACGTGGCTGTATCAGGATAAATAATCTGCTGTAGATATCTGCAGAACTTATCAACAAGGAGTCCTATTTTCTAGATGTGCAGGAATAAAACCTATGAGCGACAAAAAGTGGCACAGCAAGAAATTAGACAAGGTATTGGGAGAACTGGGCGCGGAGAAAGAAGGCCTTTCCTCTTCTCAAGCCGATGAAAGACTGGAAAAATATGGAAAGAATAGTATAGAGAACGAAAACAGCATATCTCCTGTCAGAATCTTTCTATCACAGTTCCAGGATGTTCTTGTATACATGCTTTTTGCAGCAGCCGCAGTATCAATCGGAGTTGGGATTCTACCTGGTGAACAGGCCCGAATCACAGAGGCCGGATTAATAGTTTTCATACTTGTATTAAACGGGTTCTTCGGCTTCTTCCAGGACTACAGAGCAGAGAAATCAATCAAGGCCCTTAAAGAAATGAGCAATCCCGACACCATGGTACTGAGAGATGGAGAGAAAAGAGAGATCGACTCGAAAAAAGTAGTGCCCGGAGACATAATCTTTCTGGAGCCCGGAACCTCCATTCCAGCGGATGCAAGACTGATCGAGGCCGAAAGCCTCTCCACAAACGAATCAGCTCTCACAGGCGAAAGCAGCGAGGCCAATAAATCAGTTGAAGTACTTGAAGAAGACACTCCTATCGCAGAAACATCCAACATGGTTTTCAAGAACACGAACGTGGTTAATGGATCAGGCAAGGCTGTAGTAGTTGGAACAGGTATGAAAACGGAGGTTGGAGGCATCGCAGAACAGTTAAACGAGGCCGAGGACCGGCTCACGCCATTCCAGAGAGAGGTCAACCAGCTAGGCAAAAGACTCGGATACGTAATTCTCGGAGTAATCGGCCTGGTAACAGTCTTCCAGTTTATCTTCACATCGGCAGCTCCACTCACAATATTCCTAGCAGCACTCAGCCTCGCAGTAGCAGCAAACCCAGTAGGCCTACCAGCAGCCGTAACACTTGCACTGGCCATGGGATCCAGAAAAATGCTTGAAAGAAACGTACTTGTCAGAAGACTTAACGTAATCGAAAGCCTGGGATCAGTAGACGTAATCATAACAGACAAGACAGGAACACTGACAGAGGAAAAAATGACAGTCAAAAAACTATTCTTCAAAGGAGAAACCTTCAAGGCCTCAGTAGAAGACAACGAAAAACCATTATTCCACCGCCATAGCCATGAAACAGACATCGATCACCTCAGGCCTCTGATTCAGTGCGGCTTCGAATGCAACGATGCAGAGAAAGCACCTGAGGACGAGGACTCAAAATACTACGGCGATCCTACCGAAGTAGCCCTTCTGCAGACTGCCAGAGACGCAGGCCTCAGCAACAGATCCAGCAGAGAGAAAACGATCCCATTCAACTCCGAGAGAAAAAGAATGACCGTAGTAACAGAGAACGGAGAGGCCTACATGAAAGGCGCTCCGGAAGTTGTACTGGAAAGATGCGACAGAATACTTACAGAAAACGGAGTCGAAGAACTTACAGAAGACGTTCGAGAAACGGTAAGAGAGAAAAACAGCGAATTCAGCTCCGACGCAATGCGAACACTTGGATTCGCGAAGAAACAAGATGTAGAGTCAGAAGAAGCTGAAGAAATAGAGAATCAGATGATCTTCCTAGGCCTTCAGGGCATGATTGATCCTCCGCGCAAAGAAGTTCCTGAAGCAGTACAGGACTGCAGAAACGCAGGAATACAGGTAGTAATGGCTACAGGTGACGACATAACTACGGCAAAGGCCATCGGAGAAGAAACAGGTTTCAACCCCGAACTCTCACTGGAAAGCAGCCAACTACAAAGCCTTGAGAAAGAAGAAATAGTGGATAAAGAAATATTTGCACGAGTCACTCCCGAGGACAAGGTCAAGATACTGAAGGCCCACCAGGAGAACGGCAGCAACGTGGCCATGACCGGGAACGGAGTAAATGATGCACCAGCCCTGAAAAATGCAGACATCGGAGTGGCCATGGGAGAAAGAGGCACGGATGTTGCACAGCAGAGCAGCGACATGATAGTCCAGGACGACAACTTCGTCAGCATAAGAGATGCAATAGCGGAAGGAAGAGGAATAAGCGACAACATCAGAAAATCAGTCAACTATCTCCTCTCAGGAAACATGGGCGAAGTAATGATAGTATTCTTCGGCCTTATCATCGGAGGCCTTCTATTCCCAGAAGTATTCCAATCCCATGAAGAGGCCCTGATCCTTACACCGATGATGCTTCTCTGGATCAACTTCATCAGCGACGGATTCCCTGCGCTAGCGCTCAGCACCGATCCACCGATGGAAAAAATTATGCAGGAGACAGAGAAATACGGCAACAAATCCCTGATGGACTCATCAGTCCTCAAATCAATACTGTACATAGGAGCTCTCATGGCAGCAGCAGGCCTTCCAGTATTCTTCCTTGCACTGGGTAAAAATCTGCTGATCGCTCAGACAGCGCTTTTCAGCTTCATAATCCTGGCTGAAACCGCAAGAGTACAGGTAATCAGAAACAGGTACGGCCACAGCATACTCAGCAACAACTGGGTGCTCGCAGCACTTGGCACATCACTAACACTTCAGATGCTACTGCTCTACACACCGGCCGCTGAAGTATTCGGCACCGCCTCACTCGCAGCAAACGCATGGCTCAAAATACTGGCAGCGACAGCAGGATTTTCAGTACTCACAGCAATCTTCTCGAGGTACAACCAGTGAAATGGCGATACATACCCTTCCAGCACTACAACCCCTACTTCAAAACAGGCCTCAACACAGCCCTGATGGAGTCAGTCAGAGAGACCGAAGAACCAGTAATATTTCTCTCAGGCTGGAAACCTAACGCGATCAACCTCGGATACAGCCAGAAATTCGAGGAAGAAGTAAACCAGGAAGAATTCGAGAAACGAAGAGACGTAGTGCTGGTAAGACGTCAGGGAGGTGGAGGCGCTACATACCTGACACAGAACGGAGAAATAACATGGGGAATAGTAGCTCCCGAAGAAGAGTTCCCCGACGACGTCAACAAGATATATCAGCAGGTCTGCGGAGAAATAGCGGAAGGCCTGAAAGAAATAGGGATTGATGCCGAACACCAGCCAATCAACGACATAGTAACTGAAAAAGGAAAAATATCAGGCACCACACTGAAACGAAAAGACGGCGTAGTATACATCGGGGGCACTTTACTCTACGAAGTTGATGCAGAGGAAATGTTTTCACTTCTAACACCAGACAAAGACAAAATAAAAGATAAACAGATAGAGGATTTCAGAGACAGAGTTTCATCAGTAAAAAAAGAATCAGAGGCCTCTTTTGATGAAACAATTGAAGCGCTGAAGAAAGGCCTGACCAAGAGCAGAAAATACAGCGTCGATGAACTCAAAGAAGGAGAGATTGAAAGGGCTGAAGAACTAGCAGATAAATATTCTAGTGAGGACTGGTTGTACAGAGAATGAACATCGAACCTGAAAAGACAGAGGCCTACAGCATAAATGTAGAAGATGCAGCCCATATACCGGATTTAGTCGCGCTTACACAGGAACTAGGCCAGTACAAACCAGTAATTATAGGCCTGGATCATCAGGAAGAACCTCACGCAATGCGAGGCCGTTACGAGAGTACTGGCGATCTTATAGCTGGTGAAGAGGTTTACAGAAGGCCTGATGGAGGTCACACTGTTTTCTCAGATGATTCAAAATACGCCCTAACTTTTGGCCTGCCCGTAGAACCTTTCGAAAGTAAGAATGCCGACACCCTTACGGAAGGAGTTCACGACTTTATTGATGATAGAACAGATCAGTGCTTTCAGAGAGGTGCGCGCGATCTCTACACGGGAGGAGACCAGATCGTAGGAGTCTCTCAGAGATTGAAAGGCGATTCAGCAGTTGTCAGAGCTTACTGGGCAGAGGACCTTCCAGAAGTCTACGGCCTGATGTATAGGGACGGATTCTCAGATGAAGAAATGAACAGACACCAGAGAGCAATGGAAAAATCGACAGAAATACTTGGAGGCCAGGACTTTTACAAAACAGTTATGGAAGAATTTGGAGTTGAGGAAACACAGGATTCAGGTGAGTTTCTCAGAGCTCACGGAATAGAACCAGGAACTCTTTCAGAACAGCTTCTTGAGGAAGAAGGAAAAAGAGAAAGAAAGGCCTGTTTCCTGGAAAGAGGCTAGTAAGGCTGCTCGGCACTATATCTGAACGTGACGTTTGCGGAGTCACTGAGCCTGTAGTTGTCAACAGATGTCGAAGGCATTTCTCCATCAACGTAGAAAAGCCAGCTATGAGTATCGTTCTGACTCAGACCATTAATAGAAGTTACAAAGTAGCCAAAGTCGTACTCCGTATACTCAACATCGTAAGTGCTGTTTAAGACATGGAAAACCGTAGAGTTCTGCCTTACAGAAACATTCTCATTCAGAACAGCGTCCGGTTTCTCGACAGTCAAATTCACGACAACATGCTCTTCACCAAAAGTAACCTCCGGCGCAGAGTTAGAGAACTGCATTCCTGAAGCTGCAAGCGCAAGCAGGAAAAGGCCTGCAAAGATGTAAAATACGTCTTTCTTACCGATAAAGTCCAATTTTTTCTTTAGATCCATAGAGTATCAACCCAAAACCAACTGTACTAACAAGATGAGCGAACGCAAACGGAAGGGCCGCAGCCATAAACGCAAAACTGAAGCCCGAGGCCATAAAACCTACAGAAGCCAGATTAATAACAACCTCGTAAACCACAAGGCCTACAGCTGTCGATACAAGAAAAGCATTTCTACCCTTGCTAATATTTCCTGCAAGGCCTCCTGTAACACCTGCTGCTGCAGCACCAAGCACCTGGAAAAACGTCCAGGGGCCCTGACCTCCCCACACAAGAAAGTTCGAAATATAATATCCAGTGGCTCCAGCAGCAACGCCTTCACGCATACCAAAGTAGAAACCCGTAGCAGCTGCTACAGCGATCAAAGGCTCTACACTCGGCACATGCTGCAAGGCCACTCTACCAGCAACACCGGTAGCTGTCAAAACTGCGGTGACTGCAAAGGCCTTTGTCTTGAAGTATGATTTTGACCTAGAATCTGATTGCTCGAAAAAAGCATCTAGATCAACCGCTGTTTCAGCGCTCATAGAAAAATTCTCCCCCTTCAATTCTCCCCATAATCTGTAACCGATTATTGGGACTACTTCATTAAGAGTCTTCGGACCTCCAACCGATCAGTTAAAAAATTAGGCCTACAGAAATTCTACTACAGACAATCTTTACTCCAATGCGAGGGTCGAAGATCTCTAAGATCTTCTCGACACAAGCAAATCTATGATTTGCGAGGGTAGCCAAGTTGATTGCCAACCCTCCAAAAACAAACTGGCAAAACAGATGCGAGGGTAGCCAAGTGGTCAAAGGCGCAGCGTTGAGGGCGCTGTCCTGTAGAGGTTCCGGGGTTCGAATCCTCGCTCTCGCAAGTCCATATTCCTACGAATCACGCGATTCTCTGTTTATAGGGAAGTCAGCTCCATAACCGAGAGCAAGACAATCACGTTGAAAGATTCTCATCAAACCAGGATTCTGTAGCCTCAATAACTTCATCCAGATTTTTATCGTAGTCGTGAGTTAAACCTTCAACTACCTTAAGTTCCCCCGCTTCCAGTTTTTCTACAGCTTTCTTGGAGTCTTCTAAATCTACTACCTCGTCCTCACTGCCGTGGATAATCAACACAGGACAACCCACTTCTGAGAGGAGTTCTTCCTGGTCTACATGTTTCATTTCGTCTACTATTTTCGAGCCTATCCACATCAATTGCTTCTTGTTCTTCCAGTAGTTAACACTCGGAACTCTGCCTACTAACCTAGCGAGTACCGTCCAGAGCAAGTTTTTCTTCGACAAGTCGATGCTGCTAGTTACAGGAGCCGTTAATACCATCGCCTTGACTTCAGATCTGTAATTCTTCAGCGAAATGTAGCCGCCGAGACTGTGACCATATAGACCAACTCTCTCCACATCTCGAGATCGGATGTATTCAATGGCTGCGTCCAGATCTTCAATCTCTTTTTCTGCTGTAATTGGAGATTTATTGCTTTCTCCACCACCTGAAAAATCGAAAGCTAACACATTATAACCTGCTTCATTCAGTGCTTCCGCTACTTTATCGAAGTAACCCCATTCGTGTTTATCGCCAGTAAATCCGTGACTCATCACTATTCCAGCATCTGAGTCAGCTTCGTGGTAGTTTCCAACCAGCTTCCGTCCCCGACCATTCTCAAATTTTACTTTCTGCATAGCTTGGATATCTCATCAAACACTAAAACTTCTGCGGAAGATCGAACACCCATAAAAACCCCGCAGAGGCATACAACAGAGTTTGATTCAGAACGTCTCAGCTGTGCGTCGCTCTCGCACTCATCTACTTTAACTTCTTCAGAAAAACTATTCTTCCTTCATAATCAG contains the following coding sequences:
- a CDS encoding succinate--CoA ligase subunit alpha, which produces MSIVIDEDTKVLVQGITGREASEKVPDILEYGTEVLAGVTPGKGGQEVSGVPVYDTVSEALENHPEINTSLIYVPPFAAKDAILEALENGIETLNVITERIPTRDAWKVHQKVEEADATMVGPTSVGIITPGECKLGPIGGNQPEKVYQSGKIGVISKSGGMTTETSWVVRQAGYGVSTAMGLGGDVIAGTTFEDALKMFEEDDQTEAVVLFGELGGTYEEKAAELLEKEEFTKPLVAYITGRFTESMPEKKYGHAGAIIRGDRGKPSHKKKALEDAGAHVADVHHEIGEILQDLV
- a CDS encoding HAD family hydrolase, which produces MSEIAVFDIGDTLVPSHSKINELIQEVIGDAPQMDINKYNVYVPEEMDQWLEENNLEGSGKEITEEYLEWKTQYLQEKMIPKLKKINREYGPIGFISDNSAPAKKFYAENFRESGLEYEGFVVSAEVGVEKPDRKIFETFVEQREEPPEQMTYFGNYVDRDKAAEKVGMNFVWVKQFHSFGSSTEGLQIEKINYENVSRALQEVKK
- a CDS encoding ATP-grasp domain-containing protein; this encodes MKLHEQEAKEIIEKHGLKTPEKGLHEDDKEYVVKAQVLANNRKEKGGIRFAKNRKEAEAEKQEMIGGRIDSEEVKNVLVEEQLDFTEEYYVSFMYDTDTRKPAMIFSRSGGTGIEDREAAKLALKDSSQFRFRQFLKEQGFEGKEIVKLGIALQKLFKTFLEEDARLLEVNPLAKTEEGYVVLDAMMDLDDDAKYRHSRDLPERSDLGREKTERELRAEKIDEDDHRGVAGKYTELDGDIGMMLAGGGASLTNMDALIEYGGEPANYTEYGGNPPTEKVYRLSKVIMSKELNGLWHVGGTANNTDILRTMKGFIQALEEERPEYPIVIRRDGPHADEAFELLREKKEELDLNMKLYRNDTPMTKTAETLMDMVEEFKGGRDE
- a CDS encoding cob(I)yrinic acid a,c-diamide adenosyltransferase; this encodes MVYTGRGDRGRTDLSSGERVSKSSERIEAYGTVDELNSLTGLCRTYTDEKGGELEEVQNELHILQAELANREPDTKVTEENIDRLEELCDKYQEACPPLRSFVLAGGTKSAAHLHQARSVARRAERRIVELDQDVELREEVLAYINRLSDLFFLMARHENFLEDVEEKSPKY
- a CDS encoding lipoate--protein ligase family protein, translated to MHHAIDEVLTEKMNEGELRPTLRFWYRKNPSVPMGRFQAYEDEVEHDYAKEKDIEVVRRVTGGGAMFCEPGNVITYSIYLPVDEVHDDIERSYQELDSFAVEALKSLGVDASYAPMNDIEHPDGKLGGAAQLRKDNAVLHHTTMSYDLDTAEMLRVLRIGKEKVSDKAVKSAEQRVSRISDHADHSREEVIEALIEKFTEDKEREESSLTDEELEEARELAEKKFSTDEWNRKL
- a CDS encoding lipoate protein ligase C-terminal domain-containing protein → MEKASYKVEDGKMLKLKLEKENTVIKSAELRGDFFLEPAEKLSEIEQALTGISEKASVKDVADRVRNVDVKMIGFNPEDLGKAFEKALGDNRE
- a CDS encoding cation-translocating P-type ATPase; the encoded protein is MSDKKWHSKKLDKVLGELGAEKEGLSSSQADERLEKYGKNSIENENSISPVRIFLSQFQDVLVYMLFAAAAVSIGVGILPGEQARITEAGLIVFILVLNGFFGFFQDYRAEKSIKALKEMSNPDTMVLRDGEKREIDSKKVVPGDIIFLEPGTSIPADARLIEAESLSTNESALTGESSEANKSVEVLEEDTPIAETSNMVFKNTNVVNGSGKAVVVGTGMKTEVGGIAEQLNEAEDRLTPFQREVNQLGKRLGYVILGVIGLVTVFQFIFTSAAPLTIFLAALSLAVAANPVGLPAAVTLALAMGSRKMLERNVLVRRLNVIESLGSVDVIITDKTGTLTEEKMTVKKLFFKGETFKASVEDNEKPLFHRHSHETDIDHLRPLIQCGFECNDAEKAPEDEDSKYYGDPTEVALLQTARDAGLSNRSSREKTIPFNSERKRMTVVTENGEAYMKGAPEVVLERCDRILTENGVEELTEDVRETVREKNSEFSSDAMRTLGFAKKQDVESEEAEEIENQMIFLGLQGMIDPPRKEVPEAVQDCRNAGIQVVMATGDDITTAKAIGEETGFNPELSLESSQLQSLEKEEIVDKEIFARVTPEDKVKILKAHQENGSNVAMTGNGVNDAPALKNADIGVAMGERGTDVAQQSSDMIVQDDNFVSIRDAIAEGRGISDNIRKSVNYLLSGNMGEVMIVFFGLIIGGLLFPEVFQSHEEALILTPMMLLWINFISDGFPALALSTDPPMEKIMQETEKYGNKSLMDSSVLKSILYIGALMAAAGLPVFFLALGKNLLIAQTALFSFIILAETARVQVIRNRYGHSILSNNWVLAALGTSLTLQMLLLYTPAAEVFGTASLAANAWLKILAATAGFSVLTAIFSRYNQ
- a CDS encoding lipoate--protein ligase family protein, with product MKWRYIPFQHYNPYFKTGLNTALMESVRETEEPVIFLSGWKPNAINLGYSQKFEEEVNQEEFEKRRDVVLVRRQGGGGATYLTQNGEITWGIVAPEEEFPDDVNKIYQQVCGEIAEGLKEIGIDAEHQPINDIVTEKGKISGTTLKRKDGVVYIGGTLLYEVDAEEMFSLLTPDKDKIKDKQIEDFRDRVSSVKKESEASFDETIEALKKGLTKSRKYSVDELKEGEIERAEELADKYSSEDWLYRE
- a CDS encoding DUF4430 domain-containing protein, which translates into the protein MDLKKKLDFIGKKDVFYIFAGLFLLALAASGMQFSNSAPEVTFGEEHVVVNLTVEKPDAVLNENVSVRQNSTVFHVLNSTYDVEYTEYDFGYFVTSINGLSQNDTHSWLFYVDGEMPSTSVDNYRLSDSANVTFRYSAEQPY
- a CDS encoding alpha/beta hydrolase, whose protein sequence is MQKVKFENGRGRKLVGNYHEADSDAGIVMSHGFTGDKHEWGYFDKVAEALNEAGYNVLAFDFSGGGESNKSPITAEKEIEDLDAAIEYIRSRDVERVGLYGHSLGGYISLKNYRSEVKAMVLTAPVTSSIDLSKKNLLWTVLARLVGRVPSVNYWKNKKQLMWIGSKIVDEMKHVDQEELLSEVGCPVLIIHGSEDEVVDLEDSKKAVEKLEAGELKVVEGLTHDYDKNLDEVIEATESWFDENLST